Genomic DNA from Bacteroidota bacterium:
GTCAGGGATTTCCATTCGGACCATTCAACGCATGGAGAAAGGCCTTTCAAATGGCAGCCCACACTCGATTAATGCACTCGCCCAGGCGCTCCAGGTTGACAGCATGGAAC
This window encodes:
- a CDS encoding helix-turn-helix transcriptional regulator; its protein translation is MNNLQNLKFHRIQRHLTQESLAELSGISIRTIQRMEKGLSNGSPHSINALAQALQVDSME